One window of Bacillus sp. FJAT-45350 genomic DNA carries:
- the argH gene encoding argininosuccinate lyase: MTKLWGGRFTKTAEEWVDEFGASIGFDQNLVEEDIEGSLAHVKMLGKCGILPVEDVNKITEGLKKILEKAQKGELEYSIQNEDIHLNVEKFLIDEVGPVGGKLHTGRSRNDQVATDMHLYLRNQVKEILSEIKNLQRALVLQAKGHVETLIPGYTHLQRAQPVSFAHHLLAYFWMLERDYERLEDGLKRVNISPLGAGALAGTTFPIDRHYSAELLGFDGIYENSLDAVSDRDFILEFLSSSSIAMMHLSRLCEEIILWSSQEFRFIELDDAFATGSSIMPQKKNPDMAELIRGKTGRVYGNLFSLLTTLKGLPLAYNKDMQEDKEGMFDTVTTIKGSLKIFTGMIESMTVNTDVMEKATHSDFSNATELADYLASKGMPFRDAHEVVGKLVLQCIQKGIFLLDLPFADYKVASELFEEDIFEVLQPKTVVARRNSAGGTGFEQVKKALVLAEEKIEKTLA, encoded by the coding sequence GTGACAAAGCTTTGGGGAGGTCGTTTTACAAAAACAGCCGAGGAGTGGGTCGATGAATTCGGCGCCTCCATCGGCTTTGACCAAAATCTAGTTGAAGAAGACATCGAGGGCAGTTTGGCACATGTGAAAATGCTAGGTAAGTGTGGAATTCTCCCTGTCGAAGATGTGAACAAAATCACTGAAGGGTTAAAAAAAATCCTAGAGAAAGCCCAAAAAGGTGAATTAGAATATTCCATTCAAAATGAGGATATTCATTTAAATGTTGAAAAGTTTCTTATTGATGAAGTTGGTCCTGTTGGCGGGAAACTACATACTGGAAGAAGTCGTAATGACCAAGTAGCAACTGATATGCACCTTTACTTACGCAACCAAGTGAAGGAAATCTTAAGTGAGATTAAAAACTTACAAAGAGCATTGGTATTGCAAGCGAAAGGACATGTTGAGACATTAATTCCAGGATATACGCATTTACAACGTGCACAGCCTGTATCATTTGCTCATCACTTATTAGCATATTTCTGGATGCTTGAGCGTGATTATGAACGATTAGAGGACGGGTTAAAGCGTGTGAATATTTCACCACTTGGTGCAGGTGCACTAGCTGGTACAACATTCCCAATTGACCGTCATTATAGTGCGGAACTATTAGGATTTGATGGAATTTATGAAAATAGCTTAGATGCTGTAAGCGACCGTGATTTTATTCTTGAATTTTTAAGCAGTTCTTCTATTGCGATGATGCACTTATCTCGTTTATGTGAAGAAATCATTCTTTGGTCATCACAGGAGTTCCGTTTTATTGAATTAGACGACGCATTTGCTACAGGAAGCAGTATTATGCCTCAAAAGAAAAATCCTGATATGGCTGAGTTAATCAGAGGAAAAACAGGCCGTGTATACGGAAATTTATTCTCGTTATTAACAACTTTAAAAGGTCTTCCTCTAGCGTATAACAAGGATATGCAAGAAGACAAGGAAGGTATGTTTGATACAGTAACGACGATTAAAGGATCTCTAAAAATCTTTACAGGTATGATTGAATCGATGACTGTAAATACAGACGTGATGGAGAAAGCGACACACTCTGATTTTTCAAATGCAACTGAACTAGCTGATTACTTAGCTAGCAAGGGAATGCCATTTAGAGATGCTCATGAAGTAGTAGGAAAATTAGTTCTTCAATGCATCCAGAAAGGTATCTTCTTATTAGATTTACCGTTTGCTGATTATAAAGTAGCGAGCGAACTATTTGAAGAGGATATTTTCGAAGTTCTTCAACCAAAAACAGTTGTAGCTAGAAGAAATAGCGCTGGTGGAACAGGGTTTGAACAGGTAAAGAAAGCATTAGTTTTAGCAGAAGAAAAGATTGAAAAGACATTGGCATAA
- a CDS encoding universal stress protein translates to MEKNYKNILVAVDGSDEAKVALKKAFNVAKKEDATLVIAHILDTRAFATVEQYDRTVATRAEEYGKELLEQYKTDAEEAGVSNITTVLDYGSPKVKIPRELADKHEIDLIITGATGLNAVERILIGSVSESIVRNSKCDVLIVRQ, encoded by the coding sequence ATGGAAAAAAACTACAAAAATATTCTAGTTGCTGTTGATGGTTCTGACGAAGCGAAAGTAGCGTTAAAAAAAGCATTTAATGTAGCAAAGAAAGAAGATGCAACACTTGTCATTGCGCATATTTTAGATACAAGAGCATTTGCTACTGTAGAACAATATGACCGTACAGTTGCAACTCGCGCTGAAGAATATGGTAAAGAACTTCTTGAGCAATACAAAACAGATGCAGAAGAAGCAGGTGTTTCAAATATCACAACAGTACTTGATTACGGCTCTCCAAAGGTGAAAATTCCTAGAGAATTAGCAGACAAACACGAAATCGATTTAATCATTACTGGAGCTACTGGTTTAAATGCTGTAGAACGTATTTTAATCGGAAGTGTATCTGAGTCTATCGTACGTAACTCTAAATGTGACGTATTAATTGTACGTCAATAA
- a CDS encoding SDR family oxidoreductase — protein sequence MRHAFITSGAKGLGLKVTDYFLENDYTVTVNFRSDKNAVERLKERWSNKVDRIHIVQGDITKKQDIVRMVQEAYERFGRIDILVNNAGPYIFERKKLMDYTEDEWYEMIEGNLSACFHMFKEVIPIMRKQRFGRIVTYGFQSVNDAPGWIYRSAYAAAKVGLVSLMKTVSLEEAENGITINMVSPGHIMGDMKETTIEKSRLIKDENTPVGRSGTGEDIARTVAFLCEDNADMITGTVIDVTGGVNVIHRYR from the coding sequence ATGCGTCATGCCTTTATAACATCTGGAGCTAAAGGGTTGGGTCTTAAGGTTACTGATTACTTTTTAGAAAATGATTATACTGTGACAGTTAATTTTCGTAGCGACAAAAATGCTGTTGAGAGATTAAAGGAACGCTGGAGTAACAAAGTGGATAGAATTCACATTGTTCAAGGAGATATTACGAAGAAACAAGATATTGTAAGAATGGTGCAAGAAGCTTATGAACGCTTTGGAAGAATAGATATCCTTGTAAATAATGCAGGTCCATATATTTTTGAACGAAAAAAATTAATGGATTATACCGAGGATGAGTGGTACGAAATGATTGAAGGAAATTTAAGTGCCTGTTTTCATATGTTCAAGGAGGTAATTCCGATTATGCGGAAACAACGCTTTGGAAGAATTGTTACGTACGGCTTTCAAAGTGTGAATGATGCTCCAGGTTGGATTTATCGTTCTGCCTATGCAGCAGCAAAGGTTGGATTAGTATCACTAATGAAAACAGTTTCACTTGAAGAAGCTGAAAATGGAATAACAATTAATATGGTTTCTCCTGGTCACATTATGGGTGACATGAAGGAAACAACAATTGAAAAGTCTAGATTGATAAAAGATGAGAATACCCCTGTAGGTCGCTCAGGTACAGGTGAGGATATCGCAAGAACCGTTGCCTTCTTATGTGAGGATAACGCTGATATGATAACAGGTACAGTCATTGATGTCACAGGTGGAGTAAATGTTATCCACCGTTATAGATAA
- the ald gene encoding alanine dehydrogenase gives MRIGVPMEIKNNENRIAMTPAGVLSLVKHGHEVFIEKGAGLGSGFTDEQYVVAGAKIVDSAAEAWSMEMVMKVKEPLPEEYDYFHEGLILFTYLHLAPEPALTKALLEKKVVGIAYETVQLPNRSLPLLTPMSEVAGRMSSQIGAQFLEKTRGGKGILLSGVPGVKRGKVSIIGGGVVGTNAAKIAVGLGADVTILDLSPERLRQLDDIFGTDINTLVSNPLTIAEAVKESDLVIGAVLIPGAKAPRLVTEEMIKNMQPGSVLVDVAIDQGGIFETTDRITTHDNPTYEKHGVLHYAVANMPGAVPRTSTIALTNVTIPYALQIADKGYIRACQENHALLMGLNTLKGKLVYQAVAEAQGLPYESVESVL, from the coding sequence GTGCGTATTGGTGTACCAATGGAGATAAAGAATAATGAAAACCGAATTGCGATGACTCCTGCTGGGGTGTTATCGTTGGTGAAGCATGGTCATGAGGTTTTTATAGAGAAAGGCGCTGGATTAGGGTCGGGGTTTACAGATGAACAATATGTAGTTGCTGGTGCTAAGATTGTCGATTCTGCAGCTGAAGCTTGGTCAATGGAAATGGTCATGAAGGTTAAAGAGCCATTACCAGAAGAATATGATTACTTTCATGAAGGGCTAATCTTATTTACTTATTTACATTTAGCTCCAGAGCCTGCTTTAACGAAAGCGTTATTAGAAAAAAAAGTGGTAGGTATTGCTTATGAAACGGTTCAGTTGCCAAATCGTTCACTACCGTTATTAACTCCTATGAGTGAAGTAGCTGGAAGAATGTCTTCTCAAATTGGTGCTCAATTTTTAGAGAAGACTCGTGGGGGTAAAGGAATTCTTTTATCAGGTGTACCTGGTGTGAAAAGAGGGAAAGTATCTATTATCGGTGGTGGAGTTGTTGGTACTAATGCAGCTAAGATTGCCGTAGGGTTAGGTGCAGATGTGACAATTTTAGATTTAAGCCCAGAAAGGTTAAGACAGCTAGATGATATTTTTGGAACGGACATTAACACTCTTGTTTCCAATCCGTTAACGATAGCAGAAGCAGTGAAAGAATCAGATTTAGTCATAGGCGCCGTTCTTATTCCAGGGGCAAAGGCACCACGATTAGTAACAGAAGAGATGATTAAGAATATGCAGCCTGGTTCAGTACTTGTCGATGTTGCGATAGACCAAGGCGGTATATTTGAAACAACGGATAGAATTACAACTCATGATAACCCAACGTATGAGAAGCACGGAGTCCTTCATTATGCTGTGGCCAATATGCCTGGAGCTGTACCGAGGACGTCTACAATTGCTCTTACAAATGTAACAATTCCATATGCATTGCAAATTGCAGATAAAGGTTACATCCGTGCATGTCAGGAAAATCACGCATTACTAATGGGTCTTAATACGTTAAAAGGAAAGTTAGTTTATCAAGCGGTTGCTGAGGCACAAGGACTTCCATATGAAAGTGTAGAATCAGTACTCTAA
- a CDS encoding PspA/IM30 family protein, whose amino-acid sequence MFAFFKRVSTVMSSELNALLNKAEDPVKMLDQLLRDMEKDLQEAETTVSRQMATCKMFEKKVDDALRLVEKREKQALEAIEVDNEDLARRLLEDKQKQQKNYYELKDSYEIAKADVDSLKEKLKEMKEEYHSMKLKKDSLKVRAESAKMKSKLNRSISSIGSDEAKQSFERIEEKVLQYEAEAETTSGDFDRVSTTSLDDEVAALKGNNELESELMALKKKVGKE is encoded by the coding sequence ATGTTTGCTTTTTTTAAACGAGTAAGTACTGTTATGAGCTCAGAGTTAAATGCATTACTTAATAAAGCAGAGGACCCAGTGAAGATGCTAGACCAATTGCTACGAGATATGGAAAAAGACTTACAGGAGGCAGAAACAACGGTTTCAAGACAAATGGCTACATGTAAAATGTTTGAGAAAAAAGTGGATGATGCTCTTCGATTAGTAGAAAAACGAGAAAAACAAGCGTTAGAAGCTATTGAAGTAGATAATGAGGATCTTGCTCGTCGGTTATTAGAAGATAAACAAAAGCAACAAAAAAATTATTATGAGTTAAAGGATTCTTATGAGATAGCAAAAGCAGATGTAGATAGTCTAAAGGAAAAGCTTAAGGAAATGAAAGAAGAATATCATTCCATGAAGCTAAAGAAGGATTCACTAAAAGTCCGTGCAGAATCTGCAAAAATGAAATCTAAGTTAAATCGTTCAATCTCTTCAATTGGAAGCGATGAAGCAAAGCAGAGCTTCGAACGTATTGAAGAAAAAGTGCTGCAGTATGAAGCAGAAGCCGAAACAACAAGTGGAGATTTTGACAGGGTATCTACTACCTCATTAGATGATGAAGTTGCAGCGTTAAAAGGAAACAATGAACTAGAATCTGAGCTAATGGCTCTAAAGAAAAAGGTTGGAAAAGAATAA
- a CDS encoding YitT family protein has product MKRLLEYITLTIGSIIVAAGLELILAPNGLVDGGVTAIAIMANAVGGFPIWVVYICLNLPTLLFSAKLMGRRFVIRTIYANIVTTFALIWLAPMSAITSSEVLIVLYGGLLLGAGIGLVVKAGGAVDGTEMIAIWAQKRFHISISTFLLSINAIILLGAAFVFTLEQAMFSIAVFYIVSKMIDFVLDGLNQGKSVMIISDSPHQVGENLLKELDVQITYLYGQGGYTGDERLIIYCITNRFMYPKLKEVVLTIDPGAVLEASYVTETAGIKKNHIFSSGRQQKKEK; this is encoded by the coding sequence ATGAAGAGATTACTTGAATATATTACCTTAACAATTGGTTCCATTATTGTTGCTGCCGGATTGGAATTAATTCTGGCTCCTAATGGCCTAGTTGATGGGGGCGTTACAGCTATTGCTATTATGGCTAACGCTGTTGGAGGGTTTCCGATCTGGGTTGTTTACATATGTCTCAACTTACCTACTCTTTTGTTTTCTGCAAAATTAATGGGAAGGCGCTTTGTCATTCGAACGATATATGCGAATATTGTGACAACATTTGCCCTTATTTGGTTGGCACCGATGTCAGCAATCACCTCCTCTGAAGTCTTAATTGTGTTATACGGTGGATTGTTACTTGGTGCAGGTATAGGTTTAGTAGTGAAAGCGGGTGGAGCGGTTGATGGTACAGAAATGATTGCAATATGGGCACAAAAAAGATTCCATATTTCAATAAGTACATTTTTACTTTCAATTAATGCAATAATTCTTCTCGGAGCAGCATTTGTATTTACATTAGAACAGGCGATGTTTTCAATCGCAGTCTTTTATATCGTATCAAAAATGATTGACTTTGTACTAGATGGTTTGAATCAAGGAAAATCGGTAATGATTATTTCTGATAGTCCCCATCAGGTTGGAGAAAATTTACTTAAAGAATTAGATGTACAAATTACGTATTTATATGGTCAAGGTGGGTATACAGGTGATGAGAGGTTAATTATCTACTGTATTACAAATCGCTTTATGTATCCTAAATTAAAAGAAGTAGTTCTCACGATTGACCCTGGAGCAGTATTAGAAGCATCGTACGTAACAGAAACGGCAGGAATAAAAAAGAATCATATTTTTTCATCAGGGAGACAACAAAAGAAGGAAAAGTAG
- a CDS encoding metal-dependent hydrolase, whose translation MKVSYHGHSVVLIEVNDKKIIIDPFITGNGETDLKADDLSVDVILLTHGHNDHVGDTVDLAKRNDALVVAPFELATYLGWQGVTAHPMHIGGAHEFDFGKVKLTQAFHGSAYVVEEEKQIIYTGMPSGILFSAEGKTIFHAGDTALFSDMKLIGERNEIDIAFLPIGDNFTMGPEDASLAANWLQAKTVVPIHYNTFPVIEQDPESFVKLLAEGQGKVIAVGQSIEL comes from the coding sequence ATGAAAGTATCATATCATGGACATTCAGTTGTTTTGATTGAAGTGAATGACAAAAAAATTATAATTGACCCTTTTATTACAGGTAATGGAGAAACAGATTTAAAGGCTGATGACCTGTCTGTAGATGTTATTTTACTAACTCATGGACATAATGATCATGTTGGGGATACGGTAGATTTAGCGAAACGTAATGATGCATTAGTCGTTGCACCATTTGAACTAGCTACCTACCTAGGTTGGCAAGGTGTTACTGCCCATCCAATGCATATTGGTGGAGCGCATGAGTTTGATTTCGGAAAGGTCAAACTGACACAAGCCTTTCATGGATCAGCTTATGTGGTTGAGGAAGAAAAACAAATTATCTATACGGGAATGCCAAGTGGGATTTTATTTAGTGCAGAAGGAAAGACGATTTTTCATGCGGGAGACACGGCGCTTTTCTCTGATATGAAATTAATTGGTGAGAGAAATGAAATCGACATAGCGTTTCTTCCGATTGGTGACAACTTTACAATGGGGCCAGAAGATGCAAGTCTAGCAGCAAATTGGCTTCAAGCGAAAACTGTTGTACCAATCCACTATAATACTTTTCCTGTAATTGAACAGGATCCAGAGTCTTTCGTTAAGTTACTAGCAGAAGGTCAAGGTAAAGTTATTGCTGTAGGGCAATCGATTGAGCTATAA
- a CDS encoding CBS domain-containing protein — protein MATKHEQILQYINNLEIGEKISVRQIAKALNVSEGTAYRAIKEAENQGFVSTIERVGTIRIEKKQKDNIEKLTFAEVINIIDGTVLGGRQGLYKTLNRFVIGAMKLDAMMRYVEAGNLLIVGNRYQVHKLALEAGAAVLITGGFDTSDEVIKLADELELPIISTSYDTFTVATMINRAIYDQLIKKEIVLVDDVLIPLQDTYYLTTSNLIEKWHELNARTGHSRYPVIDDSLRIQGMVAAKDVMGVNPQTPIEKVMTKNPITVNERTSVASVAHVMVWEGIELTPVIDNNRKLLGVISRQDVLKALQMIQRQPHVGETIDDIVTSRFVDKSTTDPIYQCEVTPQMTNHLGTISYGVITTIVTEAGSRVLRKYKKGDLVVENITVYFIKPVQIESMIDIYPKVLEIGRKHGKIDVEIYHDGEIVGKALMMAQLLDR, from the coding sequence ATGGCAACGAAACACGAGCAAATTCTTCAATACATTAATAATTTAGAAATTGGCGAAAAAATCTCTGTTCGTCAAATCGCAAAGGCCTTAAATGTAAGTGAAGGAACAGCGTATCGTGCAATAAAGGAAGCGGAAAACCAAGGCTTTGTTAGTACAATTGAAAGAGTCGGAACAATACGGATTGAAAAGAAGCAAAAGGATAATATAGAGAAGCTAACATTTGCTGAAGTTATCAATATAATAGATGGAACGGTTCTAGGTGGAAGACAAGGATTATATAAGACGCTAAACAGGTTTGTTATCGGTGCAATGAAGTTAGATGCAATGATGCGTTATGTAGAAGCTGGGAACCTTTTAATTGTTGGAAACCGTTATCAAGTACATAAGCTAGCTCTTGAAGCAGGAGCCGCGGTATTAATTACAGGTGGATTTGATACAAGTGATGAAGTAATCAAGCTCGCTGATGAGTTAGAATTACCGATTATCTCAACTAGTTATGATACGTTTACAGTAGCAACAATGATTAATCGGGCAATTTATGACCAGTTGATCAAAAAAGAAATAGTGTTAGTCGATGATGTGCTTATCCCATTACAGGATACGTATTATTTAACAACATCAAACCTAATAGAAAAATGGCATGAGCTTAATGCAAGAACAGGGCACAGTCGTTATCCGGTTATCGATGATAGCTTACGAATTCAAGGGATGGTTGCAGCGAAAGATGTTATGGGAGTCAATCCCCAAACTCCAATCGAAAAAGTAATGACGAAAAATCCAATTACCGTTAATGAGCGGACATCAGTTGCTTCTGTAGCTCATGTTATGGTGTGGGAAGGTATCGAGCTTACGCCTGTAATTGATAATAATAGAAAGCTCCTAGGTGTAATCAGTCGTCAGGACGTATTGAAAGCATTACAAATGATTCAACGTCAGCCGCATGTAGGGGAGACGATAGATGATATTGTAACAAGTCGTTTTGTGGACAAGTCTACTACCGATCCAATCTATCAATGTGAGGTAACACCACAAATGACAAATCATTTAGGGACAATCTCATATGGTGTAATTACAACGATAGTGACTGAGGCGGGAAGTAGAGTTCTTCGTAAGTATAAAAAGGGTGACTTAGTGGTAGAGAATATAACAGTATATTTTATAAAGCCTGTTCAAATTGAAAGTATGATTGATATTTATCCAAAAGTTCTAGAAATAGGACGAAAGCATGGAAAGATTGATGTAGAAATCTACCATGATGGTGAGATAGTAGGGAAAGCATTAATGATGGCACAATTGCTTGATAGATAG
- a CDS encoding YtpI family protein, with protein sequence MAQSFVILIVIALAFFIYFKVKFWRTKSPVEKNWIQSKANMSLGAFLAFFGLNLLLFPRSNIDITIGIIFTLLGATNTFLGYRNYKHFLPQVLDEASQNR encoded by the coding sequence TTGGCACAATCATTTGTTATTCTAATTGTTATAGCTCTTGCTTTCTTTATTTATTTTAAAGTGAAGTTTTGGCGTACAAAGTCACCAGTAGAAAAGAATTGGATCCAATCAAAAGCAAACATGTCTTTAGGTGCTTTCTTAGCTTTCTTTGGTCTAAATCTATTACTCTTTCCTCGCAGTAATATTGATATTACAATCGGGATTATATTCACATTACTTGGTGCAACTAATACATTCTTAGGATATAGAAATTATAAACACTTCCTACCTCAAGTACTAGATGAAGCAAGTCAAAATCGTTAA
- a CDS encoding DHH family phosphoesterase, whose amino-acid sequence MLHEIIEKIEKYEKIIIHRHERPDPDALGSQGGLAEIIQYNYPSKTVYVVGEEEPSLLYLNQMDTIEDKEFEGALIIVSDTANTERVSDQRYSKGAFLIKVDHHPNEEPYGDIVWVDTTFSSASEMIIELYKAGQEKGWKLNEKAAFLLYAGIVGDTGRFRFPNTTGQTHRYVSELVDMGIDQSAFYTELYKRDLKMKRLEGYVLQNFEVVGGIIGVMNLSKEKLAEFNVSTSESSQLVGCFSDVEGLKAWVFFVEDEDGEIRVRLRSKGPVINKIAQKYHGGGHPMASGAKAFSWEETKDIIADLRRVCKE is encoded by the coding sequence ATGCTTCATGAAATAATTGAGAAAATAGAGAAGTATGAAAAAATTATAATTCATCGACATGAACGGCCTGATCCAGATGCACTTGGCTCTCAAGGAGGGTTAGCTGAAATCATTCAATACAATTATCCTTCTAAAACGGTCTACGTTGTTGGGGAGGAAGAGCCCTCATTACTCTATTTAAATCAAATGGATACAATAGAGGATAAAGAATTTGAAGGTGCCCTTATCATTGTCAGTGACACAGCAAATACTGAGCGAGTTAGTGACCAACGTTACAGTAAGGGAGCCTTCCTTATTAAGGTTGACCATCATCCGAATGAGGAGCCTTATGGCGATATTGTATGGGTCGATACGACATTTAGTAGCGCGAGTGAAATGATCATTGAATTATACAAAGCAGGTCAAGAAAAAGGCTGGAAGTTGAATGAGAAAGCGGCCTTCCTTTTGTATGCAGGGATTGTAGGAGATACAGGACGGTTTCGCTTTCCAAACACTACAGGACAAACCCATCGTTATGTAAGTGAGCTTGTTGATATGGGAATTGACCAATCGGCTTTCTATACTGAGCTTTATAAGCGTGATTTAAAAATGAAGAGACTTGAAGGCTACGTATTACAGAACTTTGAAGTGGTAGGTGGAATAATAGGTGTAATGAACCTATCAAAAGAAAAATTAGCTGAATTTAATGTATCAACAAGTGAATCATCACAATTAGTAGGTTGTTTTTCTGACGTAGAAGGCTTAAAAGCATGGGTATTCTTTGTAGAGGACGAGGATGGAGAAATTCGTGTTCGCCTCCGCTCTAAAGGCCCTGTTATTAATAAAATTGCTCAAAAGTATCATGGTGGTGGACACCCAATGGCGTCGGGTGCAAAGGCATTTTCTTGGGAGGAAACGAAGGACATTATTGCCGATTTACGTAGAGTATGTAAGGAATAA
- the ytrI gene encoding sporulation membrane protein YtrI — translation MRIPEYYKRPGWQRFFAGVIIGMLIGWGFFIYNFGTIHERLVIEIKKQQLTIDDQKKTIKILRSDQEKLNEENQKKLTIQDIEIQFTNEEKLKLNELTLYELKQNALSELEFLKGKDIETVSRTKDLMIRTIENKMFTIGESRFQLKTVYVSLYTTIELHMKIEFVN, via the coding sequence ATGAGAATACCAGAATACTATAAGCGCCCTGGATGGCAACGATTCTTTGCAGGCGTTATTATCGGGATGCTCATTGGGTGGGGATTTTTCATATACAATTTTGGCACAATTCATGAACGACTTGTCATTGAAATTAAGAAGCAGCAATTAACGATTGATGACCAGAAAAAAACAATCAAAATTCTACGAAGCGATCAAGAAAAGTTGAATGAAGAAAACCAAAAAAAGCTAACTATTCAAGATATCGAAATTCAATTCACTAATGAAGAAAAATTAAAATTAAATGAATTAACCTTATATGAGCTAAAGCAAAATGCATTAAGTGAATTAGAATTCCTAAAAGGGAAAGACATTGAAACCGTATCACGAACGAAAGATTTAATGATACGGACGATTGAAAACAAAATGTTTACAATCGGTGAAAGTAGATTTCAATTAAAAACTGTATACGTCTCCTTGTACACAACAATCGAACTTCATATGAAAATAGAATTTGTTAACTAA
- a CDS encoding YtrH family sporulation protein gives MSRDFLATLIMDFFVAFGVIIGGAVIGGIGAFLIGNPPLKTMYDLAGSLKIWALVAAIGGTFDAITSLERGLFYGTHDDIFKTLFMIFAALCGAHSGTTIVQWLTQEHLGP, from the coding sequence ATGAGTCGAGATTTTCTTGCTACATTAATAATGGACTTTTTTGTCGCATTTGGCGTTATTATTGGTGGAGCTGTCATTGGTGGTATTGGTGCTTTTCTTATTGGTAATCCCCCACTGAAGACAATGTATGACTTAGCAGGCAGCCTAAAAATTTGGGCCCTCGTCGCTGCAATAGGTGGGACATTTGATGCAATAACAAGTTTAGAACGTGGGTTATTTTACGGTACACATGATGATATTTTCAAGACATTATTTATGATTTTCGCGGCGTTATGTGGAGCACATTCTGGCACGACCATTGTCCAATGGTTAACTCAGGAGCATCTAGGACCATGA